From a region of the Oryza sativa Japonica Group chromosome 6, ASM3414082v1 genome:
- the LOC136356798 gene encoding uncharacterized protein produces the protein MDRQWMYADRRSKEFIDGVHYFLRVAEANRKRGFICCPCNKCKNQKEYSASRTIHFHLFESGFMPSYNCWTSHGEQGVEMEEDEVEDDNIPDFAQFVGFEGNQTGEEEIAADGNDVADDLGQMLQDAREDCESEKEAHKLDKMLEDHRTSLYPGCEQGHKKLDTTLELLQWKAKNGVSDKAFGDLLKLVKNILPGGNKLPETTYEAKKIVCPLGLEVHKIHACPNDCILYRGEEYENLEACPVCKALRYKIRRDDPGEVDGQLTKKRIPAKVMWYFPIIPRLRRLFRNKGNARMLRWHAEERQQDGMLRHPADGSQWRNIDRKFKEFGKDARNIRFGLSTDGMNPFGEMSSGHSTWPVTMCIYNLPPWLCMKRKYIMMPIIIQGPKQPGNDIDVYLRPLVEDLKQLWKKEGVPVWDEDKQEEFNLRALLFVTINDWPALSNLSGQSNKGYKACTHCMDETESTYLKHCRKVVYMGHRRFLAANHPVRKKGKHFEHKADHRTKPKHRSGKTVFAMVKDLKVVFGKGPGSQHIESEDGHAAMWKKNSIFWELPYWEFLDVRHAIDVMHLTKNLCVNLLGFLGVYGKSKDTLEARNDLKHMEQRGDLHPEPKEKGSHYLSPASYTLSKAEKESMFECLESIKVPSGYSTNIKRIISTKEKKFTNLKSHDCHVLMTQLLPVVIRGILPDNVWATITKLCAFMNAISQKVIDPDRLDALQNEVVQCLVSFELIFPPSFFNIMTHLLCHLVKEIRILGPMYLHNMFPFERYMGVLKKYVRNRARPEASIAKGYGTEEVIEFCVEFIEDLRPIGVPESRHEGRLRGKGTLGRKAIMTVDNNLFRKAHFTVLQHSSLVAPYIEEHLALVRARNIGKSDVWITRHHIDTFPAWLRQHLMGNESINQQLAFLARGPSGSIATFQGYEINGYTFYTRAQDMKSTNQNSAVRVDAMGHDGTTATYYGAIEDIWELDYGPLKVPLFRCQWVRLTGGGVMIDDSGMTTVDLNKVGYSDEPFVLANDVTQVFFVKDMSSKGKKGRGPDEPKRQVVLPGKRKIVGVEDKTDEDYDQLDGQPPFTVTIDPSILLSNEDTPYSRSDHKEGTIVRRKYVRSTVTADVMP, from the coding sequence atggatcggcaatggatgtacgctgaccggcggtccaaagagtttattgacggcgtgcactattttttgagagtggccgaagctaacaggaaaaggggttttatttgttgtccatgcaataagtgtaagaatcagaaggagtattctgcatccaggactattcatttccacttgtttgagtcggggttcatgccaagctataattgttggacatcccacggagagcaaggtgttgaaatggaagaagatgaagtggaagacgacaatattccggactttgctcaatttgttggatttgaaggaaatcaaacgggcgaggaggaaatagctgctgatggtaacgacgttgcggatgatcttggtcaaatgttgcaggacgccagggaggactgcgaaagtgaaaaggaggcccataaattagacaagatgttggaggaccacagaacttcgttgtacccaggttgcgagcaggggcacaaaaagttggataccactctggagttgttgcaatggaaggcaaaaaatggggttagtgacaaggcatttggcgatttattgaaactcgtcaagaacattcttccggggggaaacaaattgcccgagacaacgtacgaggctaagaagatagtctgcccgttaggactggaagttcataagattcacgcatgtccgaacgattgtatcctatatcgcggtgaggagtacgagaacctagaagcatgccctgtttgcaaagcactacgatacaagattagacgggacgatccaggagaagttgacgggcagctaacaaagaagagaattcctgctaaggtgatgtggtatttccctataataccacggctaaggcgtttgttcaggaacaaggggaatgctagaatgttgcgatggcacgctgaagagcgtcaacaggacgggatgctgagacaccccgccgatggttcgcagtggcgaaacatcgatagaaaatttaaagaatttggaaaggacgcacgaaacatacggtttggtttgagtacggatggcatgaatccttttggagagatgagcagcggccatagcacttggcccgttacgatgtgtatctacaacctccccccctggctatgcatgaagaggaagtacataatgatgccgattattattcaaggccccaagcaacctggtaacgacatcgacgtgtacctaagaccactggtcgaggatcttaaacagttgtggaagaaggaaggtgtccccgtgtgggacgaggacaaacaggaggagtttaacctacgagcgctgctgttcgtaaccatcaacgattggcctgcacttagcaacctatccggacagtccaacaaggggtacaaggcttgcactcactgtatggatgaaacagaaagtacgtatcttaagcactgtaggaaggttgtatacatgggtcatcgtcgattccttgcagcaaaccacccggtacggaagaaaggcaagcacttcgaacataaggccgaccaccgtacgaagcctaaacatcgcagcgggaaaacagtgtttgctatggttaaagatcttaaagtagtgttcggaaagggccctggaagccagcatatagagagcgaagatggtcacgcggcgatgtggaaaaagaactctatattttgggagttaccatattgggaattcttggacgtacgccacgcaatcgacgtgatgcacctcactaagaacctttgcgtaaaccttcttggcttcctaggtgtatacggaaagtcgaaagatacactggaagcacgtaatgatctgaagcatatggaacaacgcggcgaccttcacccggaaccaaaggagaaaggaagccattacttgagtccagccagctacactcttagcaaggcagagaaggaaagtatgtttgaatgcttggagagcataaaggtaccgtctggatactccacgaatatcaagcgaataataagcacgaaggagaagaagttcacaaacctaaagtctcatgactgtcacgtgttgatgacacaactgctaccagttgtaataaggggtatccttccagacaatgtctgggcaacaataacaaagctatgtgcattcatgaacgcaatttcgcagaaggtcatcgatccggatagattagatgcccttcagaatgaagtggtgcaatgtctcgtcagttttgagttgatatttccaccttcatttttcaatataatgacacatctgctttgtcaccttgtgaaagagatccgtattctcgggcctatgtacctacacaacatgtttcctttcgagaggtacatgggcgttctgaagaagtatgttcgtaaccgtgctcgtccagaggcaagcatcgccaagggttatggaacagaggaggtcatcgaattttgcgtagaatttatcgaagaccttcgcccaatcggggtaccggaatcacgccatgaagggagactacggggaaagggaactctcggaaggaaagcaattatgacggtagacaacaatttattccgtaaagcccatttcactgttctgcaacactcttcattggtagctccttacatcgaggagcacttggctctagttcgcgccaggaacatcggtaagtccgatgtatggattacacggcatcacattgatactttccccgcgtggctacgacaacatctcatgggtaacgagtcgatcaaccaacaacttgccttcctggcgaggggaccgtctgggtcgatcgcgacattccagggatatgagatcaatgggtacacattctacacgagagcccaagacatgaagagcacgaaccaaaacagcgctgttcgtgtcgatgccatgggacacgatggaacaactgccacgtattacggtgccatcgaggacatatgggaacttgactatggtcctctcaaggttcctctgttccggtgccaatgggttaggttgactggtggaggcgtaatgattgatgacagtgggatgacaactgttgaccttaacaaggttggatactcggacgaaccttttgtccttgccaatgatgtaacgcaagtctttttcgtgaaggacatgtctagcaaaggaaagaagggcagagggcctgatgagcctaagcgtcaagtggttctcccaggcaaaagaaaaatcgtcggagttgaggacaagactgacgaggattacgatcagttggatgggcaaccccctttcacggtgacgattgaccctagcatcctcctatcaaatgaagacaccccttactcacgcagcgatcacaaggagggaacaatagtgaggagaaagtacgtgcggtcaaccgtcaccgccgatgtaatgccgtaa